The following proteins come from a genomic window of Paenibacillus spongiae:
- the sleB gene encoding spore cortex-lytic enzyme: MKHLRILVLCALVVTIAAAADQGRAEAAAPATLKYGSTSPDVPDLQYRLQILGYYKPAITKIFGVSTQTAVKQFQKKYGLSADGIVGPRTWSVLKKVSVSKPELSKLARVIYGEARGESYKGQVAVGAVVMNRVQSSKFPNTLHGVIFEPSAFTAVNDGQYWLIPDATAFQAAKDAVKGWDPTGNALFYYNPDTATSDWSRSRTVSKKIGNHVFTY, translated from the coding sequence GCTGCTGCAGATCAAGGCAGAGCCGAAGCAGCTGCGCCAGCTACTTTGAAGTATGGAAGCACAAGTCCTGACGTACCGGATCTGCAGTACAGGCTGCAAATTCTCGGCTACTATAAACCGGCCATAACGAAGATCTTCGGGGTATCGACTCAAACCGCCGTCAAACAATTTCAAAAAAAGTACGGCCTGTCCGCGGACGGCATTGTCGGACCGCGTACATGGTCCGTATTGAAGAAGGTTTCCGTCAGCAAGCCTGAGCTCTCGAAGCTGGCGCGCGTCATTTATGGCGAAGCCAGAGGAGAATCGTATAAAGGACAAGTCGCCGTGGGAGCTGTCGTCATGAACCGGGTGCAGTCTTCCAAATTTCCGAATACATTGCACGGCGTCATCTTCGAGCCTTCGGCGTTCACGGCCGTTAACGACGGGCAGTATTGGCTCATTCCTGATGCGACGGCGTTCCAAGCGGCCAAGGATGCTGTCAAAGGCTGGGATCCGACAGGGAATGCCTTGTTCTACTACAATCCAGATACGGCAACCTCGGATTGGAGCCGATCCCGTACAGTCAGCAAGAAAATCGGCAATCATGTATTTACCTATTAA